The Exiguobacterium acetylicum genome includes a window with the following:
- the aspS gene encoding aspartate--tRNA ligase codes for MIGRTHMNGQVTEDVIGQHVQLKGWVQKRRDLGGLIFLDLRDRSGIVQIVFQPENEQAHRLAESIRSEYVLDIKGHVIARENPNPNIPTGQVEVVADEVVILNAAKMTPFPISEEAEQTSEDLRLKYRYLDLRRPSLQETFRLRSKASNIMRNFLDEQDFLEVETPILTKSTPEGARDYLVPSRVHPGEFYALPQSPQLFKQLLMVSGFERYFQIARCFRDEDLRADRQPEFTQVDIETSFMDIEDLYAMMESMMTRVMKETLGKDIVTPFPRMPYAEAMSRYGSDKPDTRFGLELIDVAEAVKGAGFKVFDMALEADGEVKALNVKGAAERFSRKDIDKLQEFTAIYGAKGLAWVKVTAEGLNGPIAKFFDEEATARLIAATDAEAGDLLLFVAAKASIVADSLGALRQKLAKELDLIDESVFNFLWVTDFPLVTYEEEDGRFYANHHPFTMPRREDLELLETDPGKVLAVAYDLVLNGYELGGGSQRIYERDIQERMFKLLGFTEEEANEQFGFLMEAFEYGTPPHAGIALGLDRLVMLLAGRSNLRDTIAFPKTASASDLLTAAPSPVSDAQLNDLSIRTAVKQS; via the coding sequence ATGATCGGACGCACGCATATGAACGGTCAGGTGACGGAAGACGTCATCGGACAACACGTTCAACTTAAAGGATGGGTTCAAAAACGACGTGACTTAGGAGGATTGATCTTCCTAGATCTCCGCGACCGGAGTGGTATCGTCCAAATCGTCTTCCAACCGGAAAATGAGCAGGCACACCGCCTCGCAGAATCGATTCGTTCAGAGTATGTCCTCGACATCAAAGGACACGTCATCGCCCGTGAGAATCCGAACCCGAACATCCCAACTGGGCAAGTCGAAGTCGTCGCGGACGAAGTCGTTATCTTGAACGCAGCGAAGATGACACCATTCCCGATCAGTGAAGAAGCGGAGCAGACATCAGAAGATTTACGTCTCAAATACCGTTATCTCGACTTGCGTCGTCCTTCGCTCCAAGAGACATTCCGTCTTCGTTCGAAAGCATCGAACATCATGCGGAACTTCCTCGACGAGCAGGACTTCCTTGAAGTCGAGACGCCGATCTTAACGAAATCAACACCAGAAGGCGCACGTGACTATCTCGTCCCAAGTCGTGTCCACCCAGGTGAATTTTACGCCTTGCCACAATCCCCACAATTGTTCAAACAATTGCTGATGGTGTCTGGTTTTGAGCGCTACTTCCAAATTGCACGTTGTTTCCGTGACGAAGACTTACGGGCAGACCGTCAACCGGAATTCACGCAAGTCGACATCGAGACGAGCTTCATGGACATCGAAGACTTATATGCGATGATGGAGTCGATGATGACGCGTGTTATGAAAGAAACGCTTGGCAAAGACATAGTAACACCATTCCCACGCATGCCGTATGCAGAAGCGATGAGCCGTTATGGTTCGGATAAACCGGATACACGTTTCGGTCTCGAATTGATTGACGTTGCGGAAGCGGTCAAAGGTGCAGGATTCAAAGTATTCGACATGGCGCTTGAAGCAGATGGCGAAGTCAAGGCGTTGAACGTCAAAGGTGCCGCTGAACGTTTCTCACGTAAAGACATCGATAAGTTACAAGAATTCACAGCAATCTATGGTGCAAAAGGTCTTGCTTGGGTCAAAGTGACAGCAGAAGGACTAAACGGTCCAATCGCGAAATTCTTTGACGAAGAAGCAACGGCTCGCCTGATTGCGGCGACCGATGCAGAAGCAGGCGACTTGTTATTATTCGTCGCAGCCAAAGCATCGATCGTAGCAGACAGTTTAGGGGCGCTCCGTCAGAAGTTAGCGAAGGAACTTGACTTGATCGATGAGTCAGTCTTTAACTTCCTTTGGGTGACGGACTTCCCACTTGTCACGTATGAAGAAGAGGATGGTCGTTTCTACGCGAACCACCATCCGTTCACGATGCCGCGTCGTGAAGATCTCGAATTACTCGAGACGGATCCTGGAAAAGTCCTCGCAGTCGCGTATGACCTCGTCTTGAACGGATATGAGCTTGGCGGTGGATCACAACGGATCTACGAGCGCGATATCCAAGAGCGGATGTTCAAATTGCTTGGCTTCACAGAAGAAGAAGCAAACGAGCAGTTCGGCTTCTTGATGGAAGCATTCGAATACGGAACACCACCACATGCGGGGATCGCACTTGGTTTAGACCGTCTCGTCATGTTGCTCGCAGGACGTTCGAACTTACGCGATACGATTGCGTTCCCGAAAACAGCATCAGCAAGTGATCTGTTGACGGCAGCACCGAGCCCGGTTTCAGATGCGCAATTGAACGATCTCTCGATTCGGACAGCAGTTAAACAATCGTAA
- the hisS gene encoding histidine--tRNA ligase translates to MKLPRGTFDVLPGTVERWQYIEQQLREISKRYNYKEIRTPIFEETELFKRGVGETTDIVQKEMFMLEKRGKDQLTLRPEGTAAVVRSFVTNKLFGSPNQPTKLFYIGPMFRYERPQAGRFRQLHQYGVEALGSEQPAIDAEVISLAMSIYRSFGLKHLKLVINTLGDNESRAAHRAALVEHFKPVVHELCQDCQNRLETNPLRVLDCKVDRDHPSMATAPSILDYLNPASKAYFDEVLLHLDALGIEYVVDPTLVRGIDYYNHTAFEIMSEAEGFGAITTLCGGGRYNGLVEQIGGPATPGIGFGIGIERLLMALENENVLPAVDDQIDVFIVAQGSDEVEKTATRLLQLMRLEGLVADRDYLGRKFKGQFKAADRLKARYTVILGDEEVERGAAALKNMATGEQTDVPLSAVADTIVAKLKEEAQ, encoded by the coding sequence ATGAAATTACCACGCGGTACGTTTGATGTCCTTCCAGGGACCGTCGAACGCTGGCAGTACATCGAACAACAATTACGTGAAATCAGTAAGCGTTACAACTATAAGGAAATCCGGACTCCGATTTTTGAGGAGACAGAACTCTTCAAACGTGGCGTCGGTGAGACGACGGATATCGTTCAAAAAGAGATGTTCATGCTTGAGAAACGTGGGAAAGATCAGTTGACGTTACGTCCAGAAGGAACGGCTGCCGTCGTTCGTTCATTCGTGACGAACAAGCTGTTTGGCTCACCGAATCAACCGACGAAATTGTTCTATATCGGACCGATGTTCCGCTATGAACGTCCGCAAGCAGGTCGTTTCCGTCAGCTACACCAATATGGAGTCGAAGCACTCGGGAGTGAACAACCGGCGATCGATGCAGAAGTCATCAGTCTCGCAATGAGCATCTACCGTTCATTCGGATTAAAGCACCTCAAGCTCGTCATCAACACACTAGGGGATAACGAAAGTCGTGCGGCACACCGGGCAGCACTCGTCGAACACTTCAAACCGGTCGTTCACGAGTTATGTCAGGACTGTCAGAACCGTCTCGAAACGAATCCACTTCGTGTTCTCGATTGTAAGGTCGACCGCGATCACCCGAGTATGGCGACGGCACCATCGATTCTCGATTATTTAAACCCAGCATCAAAAGCTTACTTCGACGAAGTCTTGCTTCACTTAGATGCACTCGGTATCGAGTATGTCGTTGACCCGACGCTTGTCCGCGGAATCGATTATTACAATCACACGGCGTTTGAGATCATGTCGGAAGCAGAAGGTTTTGGAGCAATCACGACACTATGTGGCGGTGGACGTTACAACGGTCTCGTCGAACAAATCGGTGGACCAGCAACACCAGGAATTGGATTTGGAATCGGCATCGAGCGCCTCTTGATGGCACTTGAAAACGAGAACGTCTTACCAGCAGTGGACGATCAAATCGATGTCTTCATCGTTGCGCAAGGTAGTGACGAAGTCGAAAAGACGGCAACACGTCTCCTACAATTGATGCGTCTTGAAGGACTCGTCGCGGATCGGGATTATCTCGGTCGGAAATTCAAAGGACAATTCAAAGCGGCGGATCGCTTGAAGGCACGTTATACAGTCATCCTTGGGGATGAAGAAGTCGAGCGTGGCGCAGCAGCGCTCAAGAACATGGCTACAGGGGAGCAGACGGACGTTCCGTTATCAGCAGTCGCTGATACAATCGTCGCGAAATTAAAGGAGGAAGCACAATGA
- the dtd gene encoding D-aminoacyl-tRNA deacylase, which yields MRVVLQRVKEASVTVDQEVIGQIKQGFLLLVGVTHEDTIEQVNWLADKIAGLRVFEDEEEQMNRSLQDVDGQILSVSQFTLYGDVKKGRRPAFTEAAKPDVANELYEAFNERLRSQGLTVETGQFGAMMDIALVNDGPVTLILEKEANA from the coding sequence ATGCGAGTCGTATTACAACGAGTCAAAGAAGCAAGTGTCACAGTCGATCAGGAGGTCATCGGTCAGATCAAGCAAGGATTCCTCTTGCTTGTTGGGGTCACGCATGAAGATACGATCGAACAAGTGAACTGGTTAGCTGATAAAATCGCTGGACTCCGCGTATTTGAAGATGAGGAAGAACAGATGAACCGCTCGTTGCAAGATGTCGACGGTCAGATTTTATCCGTCTCGCAGTTCACGCTGTATGGCGATGTTAAAAAAGGGCGTCGTCCTGCCTTCACGGAAGCGGCGAAACCGGATGTTGCCAACGAGTTGTATGAAGCGTTCAATGAACGCCTTCGGTCGCAAGGACTGACTGTCGAAACCGGACAATTCGGAGCGATGATGGATATTGCGCTCGTCAATGATGGACCGGTGACATTGATTCTTGAAAAAGAAGCAAACGCTTGA